The stretch of DNA GCGCGCAGGCAGCGGCGGGCGGCGTCGTCGATCCTGGCCTCGAGGTCCAGGCTTGCCTGCAGGGCGTTCCGGGCCGCCTCGCGGTCCAGTTCGACCCCGTACGGCACACCGTCGGCGTTCCGGTACGGGTGGCCCAGGTACAGGTGCTGCGGGCGGACCTCGTCGCGCAGGTACTGCAGGCTCGCACGGTAGGCGGCCGGGTCCTCGTAGCCGGGGAAACCGTTGGCGGCACCGTGGATCTGCGCGGCGTCACCGACGAAGACCGAGGCCTGCCCGTCCACGACATAGGCCACGGATCCGGCCGTGTGGCCCGGGAGGTGGTGCACGGACACCGAGACGTCCCCGCCCAGGGAGAGGGTCTCGCCGCCCTTCACCAGCAGGGTCGGCTCCATCTCACCGGAGATGACCTGGTTCGCCGTCCTCGTCTGCTCCTGGACGGCGTCCGGGTTGTTCAGGTACTGCTGGCGCACGTCCACGTACTGCTCAACGTGCGCACGCCGGGACCGCAGCAGGGGCGCGTCGGCTTCATGGATCACGACCCGGGCGCGCCGGCCGGTGAGCTCCCACAGGGCATGCGCCCCGCCGAGATGGTCGATGTGGCCATGGGTCAGCAGGATCCACCGCACATCCTCGATCCGCCGGCCCAGCTTCTCCAGCGCGGGGACCATGCCCTCGGCGGGCGAGGACGCGATCCCCGTGTCCACAATGGCCGGCTCGGG from Arthrobacter sp. PAMC25564 encodes:
- a CDS encoding MBL fold metallo-hydrolase, with amino-acid sequence MTQEVKVHPLVSPWGRFGLYSFFIDAPEPAIVDTGIASSPAEGMVPALEKLGRRIEDVRWILLTHGHIDHLGGAHALWELTGRRARVVIHEADAPLLRSRRAHVEQYVDVRQQYLNNPDAVQEQTRTANQVISGEMEPTLLVKGGETLSLGGDVSVSVHHLPGHTAGSVAYVVDGQASVFVGDAAQIHGAANGFPGYEDPAAYRASLQYLRDEVRPQHLYLGHPYRNADGVPYGVELDREAARNALQASLDLEARIDDAARRCLRAGLQETDSVYSPFAPVAEELGYTGDPTLEPSPFFTTLHGYRTTYNHLTKDEELRTHG